The genomic region CAAACCTGCGATACGTCATCCATTCCTTCGCATGAGCCAGTTCTTGAGCCGTTGCCGAGTTCAGCTCTTACGCTCTTAGAGACGCACGTTGAAGGACCACGAAATCCATTCTCGTGGGTCGGGCCCACGAAGCCCAGGAGCCCGAGGTCGAGCCAGTGGACCGCTACCGCCCTTCCCCAGACCCGATCAACTCGCGCACCTTCTTCAATTATCGAAAACCGCTCGTGGCGGGGATTCTCTCGGCCTCCGCTTTGGCCATTTCGCGTCGTCAAAGAACGTACCATGTTGCGCTGCGTGGGAAGCCGCTTCCCCTTCTCCCATCAAAGGGATTCCATTCTGGAGTGTGCACGCCTCGGGTTGATGACCCGCCCACCAACGCCGGACCCGCGCCTCCTATCTTTTCTTGTTCTTTCGCGCGGCGTAACGCGCGTCGCGTGCAGCTTTCTGCTGGGCTTCGATAGCTGCTTGCCGCATCGCGATCTCTTGTTTTTCGCGCAACAGCTGGGCTGCGGCAGCGACTGTGGCCTCATTCGCTAGGCGGCCACTCTCGGCCTTTGCGGCCTCGCGCGCCGAACTGACCTTGGCCCGCGCGGCGGCGAACGCTTGGCGCTCGGCCTGCCGCGCTTTCACCACAGGATCGTCGGGTCCAGGCTGGCTGCGAAACTTATCGAGGATCTTCCTTCTGGCTTCTTGCGCCGCATTATGCCGATCCGCGAAGGTAGGTTCTTTGTATCCAGCCATTGAAAAAGCCTTTGCGTTCCATCTTTGATGAGGCGATCGGCTTTGTCACCGTGCCGGCGTGGACAATCTGTCCCAGCATGAACCAAGGAGCTGTTTGCCTATACATATGCAGCGTCGGAAAGCATACGGCGGCCCATGTCCTGGCTGCGATGTGGCCTAATTCGGTTTCGAGTGCAAGTGAGTTCGGGAGAGCCGATGTCTCAGTTCGGGTCACAAGCGGTGGCCAAGCGCGCTGCTCAAGCGTCAGCCGACCTGCATCTTTAATCTGCCTCTGGCCGCGGCGGCGCTGCTTCACCCACATATCCTGCGGCGCTCCCTCTTGGCGACATCGCCTCCTTTCCGTCTGCATTCGCCGTATACGGCGGGGTGCATTAGGGATAGGGTTGTATATCATCGACCGGTTCGTGGCATTGTCGGTGACTGAGAGTGTCGTGCTCCCGCCGTGACGAGGGAGTGCCATGCCCGACGCCCTACTCACGAACAAGCTTTCTCCACGCGAGACCGTACGTCCCCGCTGCCCCAACTGCGGCGCCCGCATGGAGACCCTGCGCGTTGTAGCGGGCCGGCCCGGATTGGAGCGTCGAACACTTCGGTGCTTAAAATGCCGGCTGGTCTACGAAGCGCAAGCTCCTGCAGATCCGATCGATTTCAACGCCTTGCGCTGGATTAACAGTGAACTGAGGTCGCCTCAGTAAGGGACGGTTTGGATAATGAGCGGCCTCTTTGGGTGTGCCATCTGCGCAATCGGCGTCGGCCATGACCCTCCTCCCGGTGATTGACCAACGCAGCAGCAGGGCGGCCGTGCGTTTCAAGAACACTTGGTGCCGCCGCCGCCACGCGCGCGGCAATGTCGATCTCGCGCGCGATTGCCGAACTGGCCGTCACGTCTTCGGATCGTAGAGCGAGCCGATCCTCGATCATGTCGTCAAGTCTATCGCCCGCGACCAAGTCGGTCCGCAGCCCGGTTCGGCAAATGACAACGCGCGATAGATGGACCGTAGATCTTGAGTGTCCACGCTGCGGGAGGATCGACGTGGCCCGGCTCTCACAGGCGGATGGCTACGCCTTGTGAGAGGGAACACCGCTACCCGGGCCGATCATGTGCCGGTCGGCTTTGCCTGCATTGATCCCGAGGCTAGCAGTTTTCAATGCTCGAAATGTCAGGTGCTACTACCCTGATCCCCTTTGAGGGCCGCCGAGGGATCGTCAGGCCTCGCCCCTCGCTGCCACCTGGATGGAATGGCTTTGTCGGAACTTTCGCCATCTGCACTACAATCGGGCGTGCTGAAAGCAGCGGTCGCACGGCCGCGAATTGACTCGCGATTGAGACCGATCAGGCGCACACTTGCACTTATCACCGGTCCGCGCCCAGGCATTACTGGTGACCGAGAGCGTCGTGCTCCCGCCTGTTTCGGAGGGGGAGCCCCTATGCCCAAATCTCAAGACCGTTTACCTAACGTTGGGCCCATCGCATTGCAGCGCCCGGGCTGTCCGATCTGCAAATCTTCGATGATGCTTGTCAGCATTGAGTCAGAACGTCCAGGCGTCGACTTACATCGCTTTCAGTGTGCCGTGTGCAATCATGTACTAACGATCCTTGCCGCGTGCGAAGACCCTATGCATTCCAAGGCGGGCCGGTGCCTTCAAGGCGATTTGCATCCGCCGAAGTAGGGGCATGCCACATCCTCGGTATGGAATGGCTGCAAGACGGCGCGTGCGCGAAATGCTACGAGACGGTGAGCCGTTGGGTTCTGGCAAATATTCCCTGCTGCGCACGTGCGACGGAGCACTACTCGAGCAGCCCCTTCAATGGAATTTCTCGCCCAGTGTTTGCGCGCCGGCGAGTTGTCCTAATTGCGGTCCGAGAGCTTTGGCGGCTGGCATAGACCAATCCATATCCGGGATTTTGTTAGTACCCTCTCGGGGGATACACCCATCGCCGCCGGCGAACGTTTCAACGCTAGGCGGCGTT from Bradyrhizobium sp. CB1015 harbors:
- a CDS encoding DUF6481 family protein, with amino-acid sequence MAGYKEPTFADRHNAAQEARRKILDKFRSQPGPDDPVVKARQAERQAFAAARAKVSSAREAAKAESGRLANEATVAAAAQLLREKQEIAMRQAAIEAQQKAARDARYAARKNKKR